The Halalkalibaculum roseum genome window below encodes:
- a CDS encoding CPBP family intramembrane glutamic endopeptidase, producing the protein MSEAPSRSRLKSYFNSTHTLLYSYLISLPLLLLYEILIFVAQPDTEQVVRISVDVWIKTLFSYFGQDVLSITLIFVALIGIFVLYKERNKLGSLKAGYFMTMLIEASAYAFILALLISTTVSGLLQIAAYQTVESLSTLQQLALSLGAGLYEELFFRVILVGLLLLVLKYMVQTKWLRFALAMVIAALLFSAVHYIGDLGDTFTLSSFLFRFLFGLALNAIYIFRGFGMAAWTHAIYDLMVVAFL; encoded by the coding sequence ATGAGTGAAGCCCCTTCACGTTCGCGTCTGAAGAGTTATTTCAACAGCACCCATACGCTGCTCTATAGCTATCTGATCAGTTTGCCCCTATTGTTGCTGTATGAGATTCTCATCTTTGTTGCTCAGCCCGATACCGAACAGGTAGTACGCATTTCGGTTGATGTGTGGATAAAGACTTTGTTTTCTTATTTCGGACAAGATGTGCTCTCCATCACACTCATTTTTGTTGCACTGATTGGCATTTTTGTTCTCTACAAGGAACGCAATAAACTGGGCAGCCTGAAGGCGGGCTACTTTATGACCATGCTTATTGAAGCTTCGGCTTATGCCTTTATTTTGGCTTTGCTCATCTCCACAACCGTTAGCGGGCTGCTTCAGATAGCAGCCTATCAAACCGTAGAATCCCTCAGCACCTTACAACAGCTGGCCCTTTCCCTGGGAGCCGGGCTCTACGAAGAGCTCTTCTTCAGGGTAATTCTGGTAGGTCTTCTACTGCTGGTCTTAAAATATATGGTACAAACCAAGTGGCTGAGATTTGCCCTGGCCATGGTAATTGCTGCTTTGTTATTCAGTGCGGTTCATTATATCGGAGACTTGGGTGATACCTTTACACTTAGCTCTTTCCTTTTCCGTTTTCTGTTCGGACTTGCACTGAATGCCATCTACATATTTAGGGGATTTGGTATGGCAGCGTGGACTCATGCAATCTACGATCTTATGGTTGTGGCCTTCCTATAG
- a CDS encoding potassium channel family protein, producing MRRLYSDIIDNIVALRIAIATSVLVVVFAFGTLGYHLVEDMSFFDGFYMTFITITTIGFSELKNLTSAGRILTMIIFVMGIGVISYIASQTTQLLFESELFRRRAMDKQLKKMENHYIVCGYGRIGHRISEVLKEANIPIVVVENRDSSIERIKADDLIHVQGNAQEESVLKEAGIERARGLVCALSRDQDNVFTTLIARELREDIFILVRTNERQNTRKIKRSGADKVISPYEIGADRMANVILRPHVDQFIHRITGETQDHVFDEITIFEGAELAGKTLEEAQIRQKYFVVIIAIIPADEQNITFNPGSDDRMKVGDSLIVLGDVERIETMRTEGCNDLRSLSERVSNYDFKEKLLDHDLTLE from the coding sequence ATGCGAAGATTGTATAGTGATATCATCGATAATATTGTTGCGTTGCGCATTGCCATCGCTACCTCTGTTCTCGTCGTCGTGTTTGCATTCGGCACCCTCGGATATCACCTCGTTGAAGACATGAGTTTCTTCGACGGTTTCTATATGACATTCATAACCATTACCACCATTGGATTTTCCGAGCTGAAAAATTTGACCTCGGCGGGACGCATTTTAACCATGATCATATTTGTGATGGGAATTGGCGTCATCTCGTATATAGCATCACAAACTACACAATTACTTTTTGAAAGCGAACTATTTAGGAGGCGGGCTATGGACAAACAACTTAAGAAGATGGAAAATCACTACATCGTCTGTGGATATGGTCGCATTGGGCACCGTATCTCTGAGGTGTTGAAAGAAGCCAATATCCCCATCGTCGTGGTTGAAAACAGGGACAGCAGTATTGAACGAATAAAAGCAGACGACCTGATTCACGTACAGGGCAACGCCCAGGAAGAGAGTGTCTTGAAAGAGGCGGGAATCGAAAGGGCACGCGGACTTGTTTGTGCGCTATCCAGAGACCAGGATAATGTTTTTACCACACTGATTGCCCGGGAACTACGAGAAGACATTTTTATTTTAGTGCGTACCAACGAGCGGCAAAATACTCGTAAGATCAAACGCTCGGGAGCCGACAAGGTTATTTCACCGTACGAAATCGGGGCCGACCGGATGGCCAACGTTATTTTGCGACCGCATGTAGATCAGTTTATCCACCGCATCACCGGTGAGACACAGGATCACGTATTCGATGAAATCACAATTTTTGAAGGAGCAGAACTGGCCGGAAAAACCCTGGAAGAAGCCCAGATTCGTCAGAAATACTTTGTAGTTATAATTGCCATCATCCCGGCTGACGAACAGAATATAACATTTAATCCCGGCAGCGATGACCGTATGAAAGTGGGCGATTCCCTGATCGTGCTGGGTGATGTAGAACGCATCGAAACCATGAGAACAGAAGGTTGCAACGATTTACGCAGTCTCTCTGAAAGGGTGTCTAACTACGATTTCAAGGAAAAGCTGCTCGATCACGATTTAACTTTAGAATAA
- a CDS encoding sensor histidine kinase, with amino-acid sequence MKYYLTSNRINMVLIGMLLLLGIGSFAYNQHLIDQMLRQESTSVELWAKAIEYASNPVQEEISRKLLMAANELEDNPTVSDSLVAMIEEAESDRTSQNFVVQEILLNERRANVPTIIVDQDGEIILQNNVDRELNQELINEFAAMHPPIEIRLGDDSYYQMQYVYYGESPTVQLLRYFPYIQLSLLALLLGIAYVSYRTITKSEQSNLWVGMTKEAAHQLGTPLSSLYGWIELLREEKKDDEFTQKICGELENDISRLKGVAERFNKIGSEPALELQRIEPILDQVISYMERRLPQLGKDVEVRRSIETHVKVRLNSELFQWSFENLIKNAMDAINTSKEDSYVAIRVHQIENDLIIDVEDSGNGIEKQYHTEIFKPGYSTKKRGWGLGLSLTKRIIEDYHKGKIFVLRSEPGVGTTMRIVLKMEDKG; translated from the coding sequence ATGAAGTATTACCTCACATCGAATAGAATTAACATGGTGCTGATCGGCATGTTGCTTCTGCTGGGTATCGGCTCTTTTGCCTATAACCAGCATCTCATCGACCAGATGCTTCGCCAGGAGAGTACCAGCGTGGAGCTTTGGGCCAAGGCTATTGAATATGCCAGCAACCCGGTACAGGAAGAGATAAGCCGTAAGCTGCTGATGGCCGCCAATGAGCTTGAAGACAATCCCACGGTTTCCGACAGCCTTGTTGCGATGATAGAAGAAGCGGAATCGGACCGGACCTCCCAGAATTTCGTCGTGCAGGAAATCCTGTTGAATGAGAGAAGAGCCAATGTGCCTACAATTATTGTGGATCAGGACGGTGAGATTATATTACAGAATAACGTAGACAGGGAGCTGAACCAGGAGCTTATCAATGAGTTTGCAGCCATGCACCCTCCCATTGAAATCAGACTTGGGGATGACAGCTACTACCAGATGCAGTATGTCTATTATGGGGAAAGTCCTACCGTGCAGTTATTACGCTATTTCCCATACATACAACTGAGTCTGTTGGCCCTTTTGCTCGGAATTGCTTACGTGAGTTACCGGACCATTACCAAGTCGGAGCAATCGAATCTCTGGGTCGGTATGACCAAAGAAGCCGCTCACCAGCTGGGTACACCCTTAAGCAGTTTGTATGGGTGGATTGAGTTGCTGCGAGAGGAGAAGAAAGATGACGAATTCACCCAAAAGATTTGCGGTGAGCTGGAAAATGACATCAGCCGGCTTAAAGGGGTGGCCGAGCGATTTAATAAAATCGGGTCTGAACCTGCACTGGAGCTGCAGCGCATTGAACCCATCCTGGACCAGGTAATCAGCTATATGGAGAGAAGGTTACCGCAGCTTGGAAAGGATGTAGAGGTAAGACGATCTATTGAGACCCACGTTAAGGTGCGTCTCAATTCAGAACTATTTCAATGGTCATTTGAGAACCTGATAAAAAACGCCATGGATGCCATCAACACTAGCAAGGAAGATTCCTATGTGGCTATTCGGGTGCACCAGATAGAAAACGATCTGATTATCGATGTTGAAGATTCAGGCAACGGCATTGAGAAGCAATATCATACTGAAATATTCAAACCCGGCTACAGCACAAAGAAGAGAGGATGGGGACTGGGACTTAGCCTGACCAAACGGATCATTGAAGACTATCACAAGGGGAAAATATTTGTGCTGCGGTCAGAACCGGGAGTGGGCACTACGATGCGTATCGTGCTGAAAATGGAGGATAAGGGCTGA
- a CDS encoding BlaI/MecI/CopY family transcriptional regulator has translation MGLTESEEELMQYLWKLEKAFMRDLLEEYPEPKPAPTTVATLIKRMTDKGFVGYKQMGRARQYYPLVKKSDYFSKHVNGLIKKFFNNSASQFASFFTSETELTEEELKELKDIVEKEIERKHK, from the coding sequence ATGGGACTTACTGAATCCGAAGAAGAACTGATGCAGTACCTGTGGAAGCTGGAGAAGGCTTTTATGAGAGATCTGCTAGAGGAATACCCGGAACCGAAGCCGGCACCGACCACGGTGGCCACGCTAATTAAACGCATGACGGATAAGGGATTCGTGGGCTATAAACAAATGGGACGTGCCCGGCAGTATTACCCACTGGTCAAAAAATCAGACTATTTTTCAAAACATGTAAACGGGCTCATCAAGAAGTTTTTTAACAACTCAGCCTCCCAGTTTGCCTCTTTCTTTACCTCAGAAACTGAGCTTACCGAGGAGGAACTGAAAGAATTAAAAGACATTGTTGAAAAAGAGATAGAGAGGAAGCACAAATGA
- a CDS encoding sigma-70 family RNA polymerase sigma factor — MAELTKDEVQKQEDFEEEIIPHLDAMYNFALRLTSDPNDAEDLVQDTIVKAFRFFSSYEKGTNAKAWLFRILKNSYINNYRKKSKQPNQVDYDEVSSFYETIRADRTDTSDLEDRMFRELIDDDISNALEELPEDFRTVVLLCDVEGFTYEEIANMLDVPIGTIRSRLHRGRNLLKAELMDYAEKRGFKSD, encoded by the coding sequence ATGGCCGAACTAACAAAAGACGAAGTTCAGAAGCAGGAGGATTTTGAGGAAGAGATTATTCCGCATCTGGACGCCATGTATAATTTTGCCTTAAGGCTTACGTCAGATCCGAATGATGCGGAAGATCTGGTGCAAGATACTATTGTCAAAGCGTTCCGATTTTTCAGCAGCTATGAAAAAGGGACGAATGCTAAGGCATGGCTGTTCCGTATTCTAAAGAACTCGTATATCAATAACTACCGAAAGAAGTCGAAGCAACCCAACCAGGTAGATTATGATGAAGTGTCCTCATTCTATGAGACAATACGGGCCGATCGCACCGATACCTCCGATCTGGAAGATCGCATGTTTCGTGAGCTTATTGACGATGACATCTCCAATGCCCTGGAAGAACTGCCTGAAGATTTCAGGACTGTAGTACTTCTTTGTGATGTAGAAGGCTTTACTTACGAAGAGATAGCCAATATGCTGGATGTACCTATCGGAACCATTCGTTCCCGACTGCACCGCGGAAGAAACCTCCTCAAAGCCGAATTGATGGATTACGCGGAAAAGAGAGGCTTCAAGTCTGATTAA
- a CDS encoding tetratricopeptide repeat protein: MSASNSKIKKLAGYIKKNPRDSFSKFALALEFMKEEQFNKARILFEDIEQDDAGYDGVYYHLGKLYEMYGRQEDALSTYKKGVKIAANNKHKRNVSELKEALAELEIEMQN; the protein is encoded by the coding sequence ATGAGTGCATCGAATTCGAAGATTAAAAAACTGGCCGGATACATTAAGAAAAATCCGCGTGACTCGTTCTCTAAATTCGCTCTGGCTCTGGAGTTCATGAAGGAAGAGCAATTTAACAAAGCCAGAATTCTGTTTGAGGATATTGAACAGGATGACGCCGGCTACGACGGCGTATATTACCACTTGGGCAAATTGTATGAAATGTATGGCAGGCAGGAAGATGCCTTAAGCACTTATAAAAAAGGAGTGAAAATTGCGGCCAATAACAAACACAAACGCAACGTTTCCGAATTGAAAGAAGCATTGGCCGAACTTGAAATTGAAATGCAGAACTAG
- the aroC gene encoding chorismate synthase: MRYLTAGESHGPKITGIVEGVPAGLELSEDDIALHLARRQKGYGRGGRMAFEKDRAEISSGVRFGKTTGAPIAMQMPNRAYEKDDAGWPKVMNKEGDGADVDPITVPRPGHADLIGIQKYRYNDIRPSIERSSARETAIRVACCFPARKLLKHFGIEIGGHVIRIGSSGYEKPWEDVRNLVDPMLKDGAETVFKAADESPVRCLDEELTQKMRDEIIVRRKEGSSLGGHYEVVVTGLPAGLGSFVHWDRKLEGQLAQVIMGTQAMKGVEIGLGFEAGRRHGQEVHDEITYEDGNYRRGSNRLGGLEGGVTTGMPLIIRGVMKPIPTMLTPIKTVDIETKEEKDTRYERSDVCALPRAVVVIENVIAPVLANAFLDKFGGDSIEEIEERYQAR, encoded by the coding sequence ATCAGATATCTAACCGCCGGTGAATCTCACGGACCAAAGATCACGGGCATTGTGGAAGGCGTACCTGCAGGACTTGAATTAAGCGAGGATGATATTGCCCTGCATCTGGCACGCCGCCAGAAAGGATACGGACGTGGCGGGAGGATGGCTTTTGAGAAGGATCGGGCTGAAATTTCCTCAGGTGTCCGTTTCGGCAAAACGACAGGGGCACCTATAGCTATGCAAATGCCGAATCGCGCCTATGAGAAAGATGATGCCGGCTGGCCTAAAGTGATGAACAAAGAGGGCGACGGCGCAGATGTTGATCCGATAACAGTACCAAGGCCCGGACACGCCGATCTCATTGGCATCCAAAAGTACCGATACAATGATATACGTCCTTCCATTGAACGTTCAAGTGCAAGGGAAACCGCCATACGTGTGGCCTGCTGTTTTCCTGCCCGTAAACTGCTCAAACATTTCGGAATTGAAATAGGCGGACATGTGATTCGAATCGGTAGCAGCGGGTACGAAAAACCATGGGAAGATGTCAGAAACCTGGTGGATCCCATGCTGAAAGATGGAGCCGAAACCGTATTCAAGGCCGCGGATGAATCACCTGTTCGTTGCCTGGATGAAGAACTGACCCAAAAAATGCGCGATGAAATTATTGTCAGGCGAAAAGAAGGCAGCTCACTCGGAGGACATTACGAGGTTGTTGTTACCGGGCTGCCGGCTGGATTGGGGAGTTTTGTGCATTGGGACCGCAAACTGGAGGGACAACTGGCACAGGTCATCATGGGTACGCAGGCCATGAAAGGAGTGGAGATCGGGCTGGGTTTTGAAGCAGGTCGACGACACGGGCAGGAAGTGCACGATGAAATCACCTATGAAGACGGAAACTATCGTCGTGGATCCAACCGGTTGGGAGGACTGGAAGGCGGTGTAACCACCGGAATGCCTTTGATCATCAGGGGTGTGATGAAGCCGATCCCAACCATGCTCACGCCTATCAAGACGGTTGATATTGAGACCAAAGAAGAGAAAGATACCCGGTACGAACGTTCGGATGTATGTGCATTGCCACGTGCCGTTGTGGTCATAGAAAACGTCATCGCGCCGGTATTGGCAAATGCGTTTCTAGATAAGTTCGGCGGCGATTCCATCGAAGAGATTGAAGAACGTTACCAGGCCCGGTAA
- a CDS encoding LysM peptidoglycan-binding domain-containing protein: MTIRLSIKVFITTFLCFLFVNVATAQQKTHTVESGETLFSIAQQFEVTVQKLKEWNNLQNNQLTIGQTLIVQSADQESAKTHTVEPQETLFSISKQYGVSIAEIKSWNNLDNNNLNVGQELIIYPSSIDNTDNGTGAGNSIVVSNETQQNTYYTVKSGDTLYKIARAHNMTLDELKTLNDLSSNTISIGQQLTVKARSTPPSVAESATESSPQGKFVNYRIGERQNLETILNRFQMGEEEFRALNPDVTTSTFQIGQQVTVLAPATKSYKNPYKTGAGLKDLGETPVSTYSDTEKGQTTTSGELFVPDELTAAHSNIALGTIIFIENPENNKGIYVRINDRISSNGLKLSDGAWQALSFASNSPRVKIYQDQ, translated from the coding sequence ATGACTATCAGACTATCTATTAAGGTATTTATCACCACTTTCTTATGCTTTCTGTTTGTCAATGTAGCAACGGCTCAACAGAAGACCCATACCGTAGAAAGCGGAGAAACATTATTCAGTATCGCTCAGCAGTTTGAGGTCACTGTCCAGAAACTGAAAGAGTGGAACAACCTGCAGAACAACCAACTTACCATTGGGCAGACACTCATTGTACAGTCGGCCGACCAGGAATCAGCCAAAACCCATACCGTGGAACCCCAGGAGACGCTGTTTTCAATTTCCAAGCAGTACGGAGTGAGCATTGCCGAAATAAAGTCATGGAATAACCTTGACAATAACAACTTGAATGTGGGCCAGGAATTGATCATCTATCCCTCATCAATTGATAACACGGATAACGGTACCGGTGCCGGTAATTCAATTGTAGTCTCGAACGAAACGCAGCAAAACACCTACTACACAGTCAAGAGTGGGGATACACTTTACAAAATTGCCCGTGCCCATAACATGACTTTGGACGAGCTGAAAACGCTCAATGATCTAAGCAGCAACACGATATCAATCGGGCAGCAACTCACGGTGAAAGCCCGGTCAACACCTCCTTCGGTTGCCGAGTCTGCTACCGAGTCCTCTCCCCAGGGAAAATTCGTAAACTATAGAATAGGAGAGCGGCAAAATCTGGAAACTATTCTGAACAGGTTCCAGATGGGTGAAGAAGAGTTTCGAGCACTCAACCCGGATGTAACCACATCCACCTTTCAAATCGGACAACAGGTCACGGTACTGGCTCCCGCTACCAAATCCTATAAAAATCCTTATAAAACGGGAGCCGGTCTTAAGGACTTAGGTGAAACGCCTGTTTCCACATACAGTGATACCGAAAAGGGGCAAACTACAACAAGCGGTGAGTTGTTTGTTCCGGATGAGCTTACGGCCGCGCACTCCAATATAGCGCTGGGCACCATCATCTTTATCGAGAATCCCGAAAACAACAAGGGAATTTATGTCCGTATCAACGATCGGATCTCTTCCAACGGACTGAAATTGTCTGACGGTGCATGGCAGGCTTTAAGTTTTGCTTCAAATTCACCGAGGGTTAAAATTTACCAGGATCAATGA